A genome region from Natronobeatus ordinarius includes the following:
- a CDS encoding ATP-binding protein produces MSDETLDVVEFLLTTSVYSDDRSLDENDLPPAIRRVYWTGTGGNDGPNDDRSRRRGIERPLSATTGTARQATGIDQPWEAVSGLMFTDRDEFSGAIKLTERELAERWFTERADEERLMANPTLAKHFEDHEAFDLDYEVAREANRPIQADRVWIDGLLEEYFGDDEDDQEMLDLVEVRAPEEVEITLDDLVLTDDQELEIEKIAKAIEHRDYLADIGLREIGKLLFVGPPGTGKTSTARALARDMDLPFVEVKLSMITSQYLGETAKNVDKTFEVAKRLSPCILFIDEFDFVAKTRRSDEHAALKRAVNTLLKSIDDVSLIQDDVLLIGATNHPDQLDAAAWRRFDEIVNFPKPDGIMRADILRIITRTMDIEEFDPAAIAEATEGLTGSDLRMVLREAVLEALTEDRTTLTQEDLLEAVADFEERDNLKNMDMIEGDHEALVAGGDLGAASGDGHDHDHDHSHDH; encoded by the coding sequence ATGAGTGACGAGACGCTCGACGTCGTCGAATTTCTGCTCACAACGAGCGTCTACTCCGACGACAGATCGCTGGACGAGAACGACTTGCCGCCGGCAATTCGCCGCGTCTACTGGACCGGAACCGGCGGGAACGACGGACCGAACGACGACCGATCCCGACGGCGCGGCATCGAACGCCCCCTCTCGGCGACGACTGGCACGGCTCGACAGGCGACCGGCATCGACCAGCCCTGGGAGGCCGTCTCCGGGCTGATGTTCACCGATCGGGACGAGTTCTCGGGAGCAATCAAGCTCACCGAACGCGAGCTAGCCGAACGCTGGTTCACAGAGCGCGCCGACGAGGAGCGACTGATGGCCAACCCGACGCTCGCGAAGCACTTCGAGGACCACGAAGCGTTCGACCTCGACTACGAGGTTGCGCGTGAGGCGAACCGCCCCATCCAGGCCGACCGCGTCTGGATCGACGGCCTCCTCGAGGAGTACTTCGGTGACGACGAGGACGACCAGGAGATGCTCGACTTAGTCGAGGTTCGGGCGCCCGAGGAGGTCGAGATCACGCTCGACGACCTCGTGTTGACCGACGACCAGGAACTCGAGATCGAGAAGATCGCGAAGGCGATCGAACACCGCGACTACTTGGCCGACATCGGGCTGCGCGAGATCGGCAAGCTGCTGTTCGTCGGGCCGCCGGGCACCGGCAAGACGTCGACCGCGCGGGCGCTGGCCCGGGACATGGATCTCCCGTTCGTCGAGGTCAAGCTCTCGATGATCACCTCCCAGTACCTCGGAGAGACGGCGAAGAACGTCGACAAGACGTTCGAGGTCGCCAAACGGCTCTCGCCGTGTATCCTCTTCATCGACGAGTTCGACTTCGTCGCCAAAACGCGACGCAGCGACGAACACGCCGCACTCAAACGCGCCGTCAACACCCTGCTCAAGAGCATCGACGACGTCTCGCTGATCCAGGACGACGTCTTACTCATCGGCGCGACCAACCACCCCGACCAGCTCGACGCCGCCGCCTGGCGACGCTTCGACGAGATCGTCAACTTCCCCAAACCGGACGGCATCATGCGCGCGGACATCCTCCGGATCATCACCCGGACGATGGACATCGAGGAGTTCGACCCCGCCGCCATCGCCGAGGCCACCGAGGGGCTCACCGGCAGCGACCTTCGGATGGTGCTCCGGGAAGCCGTCCTCGAGGCGCTCACCGAAGATCGGACGACGCTCACCCAGGAAGACCTCCTCGAGGCCGTCGCTGACTTCGAGGAGCGAGACAACTTAAAGAACATGGATATGATCGAGGGCGACCACGAGGCGCTCGTCGCCGGCGGCGACCTCGGTGCGGCGAGTGGCGACGGGCACGACCACGACCACGATCACTCGCACGACCACTGA
- a CDS encoding purine nucleoside permease, translated as MTDLDLPEPRSPEPHDPVRPSALVLPAVAFDPPLDERRPWLERNEFVDALAVPGADSPVYLTETGVAVTTTGLGKREAATTVTSLLTNPGIDLESAYVVSAGIAGASPATAALGSVFVADAILDWDRKHRWGRDGDHSWIDVLTYQPENAVTHLNGELVDAAVAAADGVGLSVDETAREYQRRYPDAGDDAPAVAVGTTVTGDEFWHGAGVARQVEWLCEAYDVAPYATTQMEDAATATALERFGLLERYLSVRAVANYDRPAPDQSVDESFEGVPESLELAVENAANVGSAVVEHLIERDPLGIR; from the coding sequence ATGACGGACCTCGACCTTCCGGAACCACGATCGCCCGAGCCCCACGACCCCGTCCGCCCGTCGGCACTCGTCCTCCCAGCGGTCGCGTTCGACCCACCGCTCGACGAACGGCGGCCGTGGCTCGAGCGCAACGAGTTCGTCGACGCCCTCGCGGTGCCCGGTGCCGACTCACCGGTCTACCTGACCGAAACGGGCGTCGCCGTCACGACGACCGGACTCGGCAAGCGCGAGGCGGCGACGACCGTCACCAGCCTGCTGACGAACCCGGGGATCGACCTCGAGTCGGCGTACGTCGTCTCTGCGGGCATCGCGGGTGCGTCGCCGGCGACGGCGGCGCTCGGCTCCGTGTTCGTCGCCGACGCGATCCTCGACTGGGATCGAAAACACCGCTGGGGACGCGACGGAGACCACTCGTGGATCGACGTCCTCACCTACCAGCCCGAGAACGCCGTCACCCACCTGAACGGCGAACTCGTCGACGCCGCAGTCGCCGCCGCGGACGGGGTCGGCCTGTCCGTAGACGAGACCGCCCGCGAGTACCAGCGACGGTATCCGGACGCGGGCGACGACGCGCCTGCCGTCGCCGTCGGGACGACGGTCACTGGCGACGAGTTCTGGCACGGCGCGGGCGTCGCCCGCCAGGTCGAGTGGCTCTGTGAGGCCTACGACGTCGCCCCCTACGCGACGACCCAGATGGAAGACGCCGCGACGGCGACCGCCCTCGAGCGATTCGGACTCCTCGAGCGCTACCTGAGCGTCCGCGCCGTCGCGAACTACGATCGACCCGCGCCGGACCAGTCGGTCGACGAGAGCTTCGAGGGCGTCCCCGAAAGTCTCGAACTGGCCGTCGAAAACGCCGCGAACGTCGGCTCGGCGGTGGTCGAGCACCTCATCGAGCGCGATCC
- a CDS encoding DUF5787 family protein, which yields MSEFAFELELCATLEERRDGILARQLGASVANPGGRILDVICVEPGPEFDERVAITDASIPDAAIESAVGPGRARYWKDAFDCHPEAARRATERALEIGFFEAERRNGREYVRQVARYPEWFGRLVGIENKPDLGRPGDLEFQLRTDVSLALVDEAILATESYVTRAHLNRIPDEVGVWRIHRDGDGPLEIDVVREPTPLPVDEPGVEPLEDHPVRTDIAVVSPAEKARARRRLAERAYGKGWRTFAFPGCRACTPDDSSGATLPFCAWKGRVVDAGAECGPDCDGYEPGDSPDVDLEAERDRQTLWVADPAGKKRRQSGLDRFS from the coding sequence GTGAGCGAGTTCGCGTTCGAACTCGAGCTGTGTGCCACACTCGAGGAGCGTCGCGACGGAATCCTCGCCCGGCAACTCGGCGCGAGCGTCGCGAACCCGGGCGGGCGGATCCTCGACGTGATCTGCGTCGAGCCGGGTCCCGAGTTCGACGAGCGCGTCGCGATCACGGACGCCTCGATTCCCGACGCGGCGATCGAGTCGGCCGTCGGCCCCGGCCGGGCCCGGTACTGGAAGGACGCCTTCGACTGTCACCCCGAGGCGGCCCGCCGGGCCACCGAGCGCGCCCTCGAGATCGGCTTCTTCGAGGCCGAGCGACGCAACGGCCGCGAGTACGTCCGACAGGTCGCGCGCTACCCGGAGTGGTTCGGCCGACTCGTCGGGATCGAGAACAAACCCGACCTCGGCCGGCCGGGCGACCTCGAGTTCCAGCTGCGAACCGACGTCAGCCTCGCGCTCGTCGACGAGGCGATCCTCGCGACCGAGAGCTACGTGACGAGAGCGCACCTCAACCGCATTCCCGACGAGGTGGGCGTCTGGCGGATCCACCGCGACGGCGACGGTCCCCTCGAGATCGACGTCGTTCGCGAACCGACGCCGCTTCCCGTCGACGAGCCCGGAGTCGAACCGCTCGAGGACCACCCCGTCCGAACTGACATCGCCGTCGTCTCGCCGGCGGAAAAAGCGCGTGCCCGCCGCCGGCTGGCCGAACGCGCCTACGGGAAGGGGTGGCGAACGTTCGCGTTTCCTGGCTGTCGGGCCTGCACCCCCGACGACTCGAGCGGCGCGACGCTGCCGTTCTGTGCGTGGAAGGGGCGGGTCGTCGACGCGGGCGCCGAGTGCGGGCCGGACTGTGACGGGTACGAGCCCGGCGATAGCCCCGACGTCGATCTCGAGGCCGAGCGCGATCGCCAAACGCTGTGGGTCGCCGATCCGGCGGGGAAAAAACGGCGGCAGTCTGGCCTCGATCGGTTCAGCTGA
- a CDS encoding protein sorting system archaetidylserine decarboxylase: MKFAPGAWRYAIVPLLAAPFALIFSVTASVLALALGAFVLLFFRDPERTPPPTGVVSPADGTVSVRREEEEQVRLGVFMNVWHVHVVRAPFDGVVESVEHVPGAHKPAFSKDSDRNERVHVRFAPEDPADGPGSEHDVTDALTGPREVTLVAGAFARRIYPYVEPGDELERGDRIGHIAFGSRVDVCVPRTVNCEEFAVDLGESVTAGETVVLETARPSVGSVDDGSDETTLPDDDESRKRD, encoded by the coding sequence ATGAAGTTCGCGCCCGGGGCCTGGCGGTACGCCATCGTCCCGTTGCTCGCCGCGCCGTTCGCCCTCATCTTCAGCGTCACGGCGAGCGTCCTCGCACTCGCCCTCGGAGCGTTCGTCCTCCTCTTTTTTCGCGATCCCGAGCGGACGCCACCGCCCACCGGCGTCGTCTCGCCGGCTGACGGGACGGTCTCCGTTCGCCGTGAAGAAGAGGAGCAGGTCCGCCTCGGCGTCTTCATGAACGTCTGGCACGTCCACGTCGTCCGGGCACCGTTCGATGGCGTAGTCGAGTCGGTCGAGCACGTTCCGGGTGCACACAAGCCAGCGTTCTCGAAAGACTCCGACCGAAACGAACGGGTCCACGTCCGCTTCGCGCCCGAAGATCCGGCGGACGGTCCCGGGAGCGAGCACGACGTTACCGACGCACTCACGGGTCCTCGAGAAGTCACGCTCGTCGCAGGGGCGTTCGCCCGTCGCATTTACCCGTACGTCGAACCGGGAGACGAACTCGAGCGCGGCGATCGGATCGGTCACATCGCGTTCGGAAGCCGCGTCGACGTCTGTGTTCCACGCACGGTCAACTGTGAAGAGTTCGCGGTCGACCTCGGCGAGTCGGTGACGGCCGGTGAGACGGTCGTTCTCGAGACCGCCCGTCCATCCGTCGGTTCGGTCGACGACGGTAGTGACGAAACGACTTTGCCCGACGACGATGAATCCAGAAAGCGTGACTGA
- a CDS encoding GNAT family N-acetyltransferase: MTATRLYPDDTAGPFPSPPTRFTDGEGRSIEVRSLEEGDERQVDALVEMYDEFDPADRAQGIPPTGEKRIRDWLEPIFAGGVNVVALEDDAVAGHATLVPDADDPDAIDDLGDVEWELAIFVHQRYQQAGIGTQLLEHLLGYASDRGIEHVWLTVERWNGPAIALYENVGFELCGTESFEQEMAIRIG, translated from the coding sequence ATGACGGCGACGCGCCTCTACCCCGACGACACGGCCGGCCCGTTCCCGTCACCGCCCACGCGATTCACCGACGGTGAAGGGCGCTCGATCGAGGTCCGCTCGCTCGAGGAGGGTGACGAGCGACAGGTCGACGCCCTCGTCGAGATGTACGACGAGTTCGATCCCGCAGACCGCGCACAGGGCATCCCGCCGACCGGCGAGAAGCGGATCCGCGACTGGCTCGAGCCGATCTTCGCCGGCGGCGTCAACGTCGTCGCCCTCGAGGACGACGCCGTCGCCGGCCACGCCACGCTCGTCCCCGACGCCGACGATCCGGACGCGATCGACGACCTCGGCGACGTCGAGTGGGAGCTCGCGATCTTCGTCCACCAGCGCTACCAGCAAGCCGGCATCGGCACCCAGCTGCTCGAGCACCTCCTCGGCTACGCGAGCGACCGCGGGATCGAACACGTCTGGCTCACGGTCGAGCGGTGGAACGGTCCCGCCATCGCCCTGTACGAGAACGTCGGGTTCGAACTCTGTGGCACCGAGAGCTTCGAACAGGAGATGGCCATTCGAATCGGGTAG
- a CDS encoding metal-dependent hydrolase, producing the protein MYLGHALLAFALAAPVARWAGLERRRALLVGVVAGVYGMVPDIDMWHTVYVIARAGPTNVFPTTEYVWPESWIVHRTLTHSLLTGGLAVLVVFGFSDAYRRRTTTPLWSAALPAIGSMLLIGLLVAVALSTDELLGLVTMGLFLGASLAVAWWALRRGLTPLEVSGAAAVGILSHPFGDVWMGHPPAFLYPLSSEPPIDRLYFSAEPTYNLLVAFGIEVTLGIVAALVAVRLTGRTVRETMHPVALAGFGYAGAVSFVPPPTFQLAYGFAAGVVAVGSILGAVATVHRVPNLHARPRDAIAVWGVTALVAACCCLLGYAAAYSVMSPA; encoded by the coding sequence ATGTACCTCGGACACGCACTGCTCGCGTTCGCGCTCGCGGCGCCCGTCGCGCGGTGGGCCGGCCTCGAGCGTCGGCGAGCACTCCTGGTCGGCGTGGTCGCGGGCGTGTACGGAATGGTTCCCGACATCGACATGTGGCACACGGTCTACGTGATCGCGCGGGCCGGGCCGACGAACGTCTTCCCCACGACGGAGTACGTCTGGCCGGAGTCGTGGATCGTCCACCGGACGTTGACTCACTCGCTGCTCACCGGCGGGCTCGCCGTGCTCGTCGTCTTCGGATTTTCAGACGCCTACCGCCGCCGGACGACGACACCGCTCTGGAGCGCCGCTCTGCCGGCGATCGGCTCGATGCTGCTGATTGGGCTCCTCGTGGCGGTCGCGCTCTCGACCGACGAACTGCTCGGGCTCGTGACGATGGGGCTCTTCCTTGGCGCCTCACTCGCGGTCGCGTGGTGGGCGCTTCGGCGGGGACTAACCCCGCTCGAGGTCAGTGGGGCCGCCGCGGTCGGAATCCTCTCACATCCCTTCGGCGACGTCTGGATGGGGCATCCGCCGGCGTTCCTCTACCCGCTGTCGTCCGAGCCGCCGATCGACCGGCTCTACTTCTCGGCCGAGCCGACGTACAACCTGCTCGTCGCGTTCGGCATCGAAGTCACACTCGGCATCGTGGCGGCGCTCGTCGCCGTCCGGCTGACTGGGCGCACCGTTCGCGAAACGATGCATCCGGTCGCACTCGCCGGATTCGGCTACGCCGGCGCCGTCTCGTTCGTCCCGCCGCCGACGTTCCAGCTGGCGTACGGGTTCGCCGCCGGCGTCGTCGCCGTGGGGTCGATTCTCGGCGCCGTCGCCACCGTCCACCGGGTTCCGAATCTCCACGCGCGACCTCGAGACGCGATCGCCGTCTGGGGCGTCACCGCGCTCGTGGCCGCGTGCTGCTGTCTACTGGGGTACGCAGCGGCGTACTCGGTGATGAGTCCGGCCTGA
- a CDS encoding DUF2237 family protein — protein MTADRNVFGTELEPCSTDPTTGYLRDGCCRRVDSDRGRHELCAVMTEEFLAFSRARGNDLITPRPEFDFPGLEPDDRWCLCLERWLEAVEAGRAPPIVLEATHEAVLRDVEPDVLREHEYDGG, from the coding sequence ATGACCGCCGACCGGAACGTCTTCGGGACCGAACTCGAGCCCTGCAGCACCGATCCGACGACGGGGTACCTGCGCGACGGCTGCTGCCGACGCGTCGACTCGGACCGGGGTCGCCACGAGCTCTGTGCCGTGATGACCGAGGAGTTCCTCGCGTTCTCCCGGGCGCGGGGCAACGACCTCATCACGCCCCGTCCCGAGTTCGACTTCCCTGGACTCGAGCCGGACGACCGCTGGTGTCTCTGTCTCGAACGGTGGCTCGAGGCTGTCGAGGCAGGGCGCGCACCACCAATCGTGCTCGAGGCGACCCACGAGGCGGTGTTGCGCGACGTCGAGCCGGACGTCCTCCGCGAACACGAGTACGACGGCGGGTAG
- a CDS encoding MBL fold metallo-hydrolase produces MRVTLLGTGDTTGTPTVGCDCDTCTAARERGLERTRFSVHVENERTGEALLVDASPDFRYQFLRDEVPLPDAAIITHVHFDHLDGLGNVFRLVDTLEVLAADETDPETGQSVAETVAEDYHYLDAVAVHPTTPLELTRVCGFDVTLVPVDHPPLVCYGLTIEEPETGAKLSITGDTSYAIPEPSREALADPDLLLADAIVPAHLCSYHPAGGRHEDAEGTPRTFGRKHMTREGALSLAEELNASEVRLVHVAHYYPADEAFEEPLAVDGEEYVL; encoded by the coding sequence ATGCGCGTCACGCTGCTCGGCACCGGTGACACGACGGGGACGCCGACCGTCGGCTGTGACTGTGACACCTGTACGGCCGCCCGCGAACGAGGCCTCGAGCGCACGCGCTTTTCGGTCCACGTCGAGAACGAGCGAACGGGCGAAGCCCTCCTCGTCGACGCCAGCCCCGACTTTCGGTACCAGTTCCTCCGCGACGAGGTTCCCCTGCCGGACGCCGCGATCATCACACACGTTCACTTCGACCACCTCGACGGGCTAGGCAACGTCTTCCGACTCGTCGACACGCTCGAGGTGCTCGCGGCCGACGAGACCGACCCCGAGACCGGCCAGAGCGTCGCCGAGACCGTGGCCGAAGACTACCACTACCTCGACGCGGTGGCGGTCCACCCGACGACGCCGCTCGAGCTGACCCGGGTTTGCGGGTTCGACGTGACGCTGGTGCCGGTCGATCACCCGCCGCTCGTCTGCTACGGGCTGACGATCGAGGAGCCGGAGACGGGCGCGAAGCTGTCGATCACGGGCGACACGAGCTACGCCATCCCCGAGCCATCCCGGGAGGCGCTCGCCGACCCCGACCTGCTGCTCGCCGACGCGATCGTCCCTGCCCACCTCTGTTCGTACCACCCAGCCGGCGGCCGCCACGAGGACGCCGAGGGCACGCCGCGGACGTTCGGCCGAAAACACATGACTCGAGAAGGGGCGCTCTCGCTCGCCGAGGAGCTGAACGCGAGCGAGGTCAGGCTGGTCCACGTCGCCCACTACTACCCGGCCGACGAGGCGTTCGAGGAGCCACTCGCCGTTGACGGCGAGGAGTACGTACTCTGA
- a CDS encoding GLUG motif-containing protein: MNDRTPDITRALGFTAAIVTVLALVAVGLTVAPGVVVADEADGAPDPDDYEDILEHMAGDGSADDPYVVTNVTELQAVAGDLEADYVLGADVDASATATWNGGDGFSPIGDEDERFAGTFDGDGHTIEGLTIDRSESFLVGLFGVTEGTVERVGLESVSIEGDSRVGALAGYHDHDGEVRESYATGTVTGNGDRVGGLVGENYADVDQSYATGTVTGQSFWVGGLIGRNFGNVDQSYATGTVTGNGTEFGGLIGGNFGNVDQSYATGTVTGNGTDSGGLIGGNFGNVDQSYATGTVTGNGTDFGGLIGRHEIGHVTDSYWDRETTGQHSSSGVPDRYGLTTYEMTGSEATANMNLSFPGTWDVIDEGTVVSYPFLSQNPQEPAPGYEERFAGGDGSEATPYEIETWHHLENARYELEANYTLIGDLDSETDGYDDIASENADDGAGFDPIGSDGSTPFEGAFDGNGYVIDGLYIDREDEFNVGLFGANEGTIRNVTMEAVTVTGEAFVGGLVGRNEGTVEASTADATVIGDDYVGGVTGVNAEGGEILESTSSGLVFSEVKVAGGLVGHNEESTIEESYTSAIVFGEEHAGGLVGSNVDGTVTHTYATGDVSGTESVGGAVAVNNGTIESSYSIGSVSGGDPVGGFAGENDGSLEGVYWDGETVDNPSLDGVGLGDDGATELDTAQLTGENATDNAEGLDFNAPSTWATIPDDYPTLAWEVDIIGVTSLDPEETTVDAGDAVPVTATVENPEPLEITSTVELRLEDDSVATTEVELGLIENETITFDGEDAIDTDGLEGEYTYTVATDTDQASGTLTVGPGSGEPQLGEYTNDDDVVETDGLRDAIDDWRSGVIDTDLLRDVIDAWRSGDPVD; this comes from the coding sequence TTGAATGATCGAACGCCGGATATCACTCGAGCACTGGGGTTCACCGCTGCCATCGTCACCGTACTGGCTCTGGTAGCGGTCGGACTGACGGTCGCCCCGGGAGTCGTCGTGGCCGACGAGGCCGACGGCGCCCCCGATCCGGACGACTACGAGGATATCCTCGAGCACATGGCGGGCGACGGCTCCGCCGACGATCCGTACGTCGTCACGAACGTCACGGAGTTGCAGGCGGTCGCAGGTGACCTCGAGGCCGACTACGTCCTCGGGGCAGACGTCGACGCGAGCGCGACGGCAACCTGGAACGGCGGAGACGGCTTCTCCCCGATCGGCGACGAGGACGAACGCTTCGCGGGCACCTTCGACGGCGACGGTCACACCATCGAGGGACTCACCATCGACCGAAGCGAGTCGTTCCTCGTCGGTCTGTTCGGGGTCACCGAGGGAACCGTCGAACGCGTCGGCCTCGAGTCGGTATCGATCGAGGGTGACTCACGCGTTGGTGCACTCGCCGGATACCACGACCACGACGGCGAGGTGCGCGAGTCGTACGCGACCGGCACCGTCACTGGCAACGGAGACCGCGTCGGTGGGCTCGTCGGAGAGAACTATGCCGACGTGGATCAGTCGTACGCGACTGGCACCGTCACTGGCCAATCGTTTTGGGTCGGCGGGCTTATTGGGCGGAACTTTGGCAACGTGGATCAGTCGTACGCGACTGGCACCGTCACCGGCAACGGAACCGAATTCGGGGGGCTTATTGGGGGGAACTTTGGCAACGTGGATCAGTCGTACGCGACTGGCACCGTCACCGGCAACGGAACCGACTCCGGGGGGCTTATTGGGGGGAACTTTGGCAACGTGGATCAGTCGTACGCGACTGGCACCGTCACCGGCAACGGAACCGACTTCGGTGGGCTCATTGGGAGACACGAGATTGGCCACGTGACCGATTCCTACTGGGACCGCGAAACGACCGGTCAGCACTCCTCGAGCGGGGTTCCGGACCGTTACGGACTCACCACCTACGAGATGACCGGTTCGGAGGCGACTGCCAACATGAATCTCTCGTTCCCAGGAACGTGGGACGTCATCGATGAGGGCACCGTCGTCTCGTATCCCTTCCTCAGCCAAAACCCACAGGAGCCGGCACCTGGCTACGAGGAGCGCTTCGCCGGCGGCGACGGGAGCGAAGCCACTCCCTACGAGATCGAAACCTGGCACCACCTCGAGAACGCTCGATACGAACTCGAGGCGAACTATACGTTGATCGGCGACCTCGATTCGGAAACCGACGGCTACGACGATATCGCGAGCGAGAACGCAGACGACGGGGCCGGATTCGATCCCATCGGATCGGACGGTTCGACCCCGTTCGAAGGAGCGTTCGACGGGAATGGGTACGTGATCGACGGACTGTACATCGATCGAGAGGACGAGTTTAACGTCGGTCTGTTCGGAGCTAACGAGGGGACGATTCGAAACGTCACGATGGAGGCGGTGACGGTGACCGGTGAGGCGTTCGTGGGAGGCCTCGTCGGCAGGAATGAGGGCACCGTCGAGGCGTCTACAGCCGACGCCACGGTCATCGGAGACGACTACGTAGGAGGGGTCACCGGCGTGAACGCAGAAGGAGGTGAGATCCTCGAGTCTACGAGCAGCGGGCTCGTCTTCAGCGAGGTCAAAGTGGCTGGCGGACTCGTCGGGCACAACGAGGAATCCACGATCGAAGAGTCGTACACGAGTGCGATCGTTTTCGGAGAGGAGCACGCTGGCGGTCTCGTCGGTTCGAACGTCGACGGTACCGTGACCCACACCTATGCGACCGGTGACGTCTCCGGAACCGAGTCCGTCGGCGGCGCCGTCGCCGTGAACAACGGGACCATCGAATCCTCGTACTCGATCGGGAGCGTCAGTGGTGGCGATCCAGTCGGCGGGTTCGCAGGTGAGAACGATGGCTCACTCGAGGGCGTCTACTGGGACGGTGAGACGGTCGACAACCCGTCCCTCGACGGCGTCGGCCTCGGAGACGACGGCGCCACCGAACTCGACACCGCCCAGCTGACGGGCGAGAACGCCACCGACAACGCGGAGGGGCTCGACTTCAACGCCCCATCGACCTGGGCGACGATCCCCGACGACTACCCGACACTGGCGTGGGAGGTCGACATCATCGGCGTCACGTCCCTCGATCCCGAGGAGACGACGGTCGACGCTGGTGACGCCGTGCCCGTCACCGCAACGGTGGAGAATCCGGAACCCCTCGAGATCACCAGCACGGTCGAACTCCGCCTCGAGGACGACTCCGTGGCGACGACCGAGGTCGAACTCGGGTTGATCGAGAACGAGACGATCACGTTCGACGGAGAGGACGCCATCGACACCGACGGACTCGAGGGCGAGTACACCTATACCGTCGCCACGGACACCGACCAGGCCAGCGGGACGCTGACCGTCGGACCTGGTTCCGGCGAGCCGCAACTTGGTGAGTATACGAACGACGACGACGTCGTCGAAACCGACGGCCTTCGGGACGCCATCGACGACTGGCGTAGCGGCGTGATCGACACCGACCTGCTGCGAGACGTGATCGACGCCTGGCGAAGCGGCGACCCAGTCGACTGA
- a CDS encoding universal stress protein yields the protein MDVLLGIVGSDESMRALRETIDRTQEAGDDLTVAIVEKPETGRSPTEIRDEAETLLEEAGIDAAFETLEGDPGSALVEFAERGEFDQLVIGGGKQSPMGKIRIGPITEFVLLNATTSVKLVR from the coding sequence ATGGACGTCTTACTCGGAATCGTCGGCAGCGACGAATCGATGCGAGCGCTACGGGAGACGATCGACCGGACACAGGAGGCGGGCGACGACCTCACGGTCGCGATCGTCGAGAAGCCAGAGACGGGACGGTCCCCGACCGAGATCCGCGACGAGGCCGAAACGCTGCTCGAGGAGGCCGGGATCGACGCCGCGTTCGAGACGCTCGAGGGCGATCCAGGCAGCGCCCTCGTCGAGTTCGCCGAGCGAGGCGAGTTCGACCAGCTGGTAATCGGCGGCGGCAAACAGAGTCCGATGGGGAAGATTCGGATCGGGCCGATCACGGAGTTCGTCCTGTTGAACGCGACGACGTCGGTCAAACTGGTTCGATGA
- a CDS encoding SprT-like domain-containing protein, whose translation MTADVPVEEAIIAEARVHARSVDIDVDLERVEWAVSSRARRRAGACRWDAEREIATIVLTRQAYEAYDPEAFAAVVRHELVHAWEFQRFGESGHGPRFREQAARIDAPRHCEAFARPRYVLRCLDCDWRAGRHRASKPVRTPERYRCGSCGGDYEVEHVDSGRTWTCASGYGGTKSALDNRW comes from the coding sequence GTGACCGCCGACGTCCCGGTCGAGGAGGCGATCATTGCTGAGGCGCGCGTCCACGCCCGATCGGTCGACATCGACGTCGACCTCGAGCGCGTCGAGTGGGCCGTCTCGAGCCGTGCCCGGCGGCGGGCGGGTGCCTGCCGGTGGGACGCCGAGCGCGAGATCGCGACGATCGTCCTCACTCGGCAGGCGTACGAGGCCTACGACCCGGAGGCGTTCGCAGCGGTGGTCCGTCACGAGCTCGTCCACGCCTGGGAGTTCCAGCGCTTCGGCGAGTCGGGGCACGGCCCGCGGTTTCGCGAGCAGGCGGCGCGGATCGACGCGCCGCGTCACTGCGAGGCGTTCGCCCGGCCGCGGTACGTCCTGCGGTGTCTCGACTGCGACTGGCGCGCCGGCCGCCACCGGGCGTCAAAGCCCGTTCGCACGCCGGAACGCTACCGCTGTGGCTCCTGTGGTGGCGACTACGAGGTCGAACACGTCGACAGCGGACGGACGTGGACGTGTGCGAGCGGGTACGGTGGCACGAAGTCGGCGCTGGACAACCGGTGGTGA